In Limanda limanda chromosome 3, fLimLim1.1, whole genome shotgun sequence, the sequence TGTTCGTTTGAAAGTAAAATTCAGCAAAAACTAGTGGATGGATTTCTACAAAACCTTTGTTGTGGATCTGGATAATGGGACCAATCCAggaatttctttctctttgttaaCCATTCTGAGATAGAGcatttgttttttgacatttttactgtTCTCCAATGGAATAATCATAAACTGATAATGAATTCATCTATGAATGTTggacatttggtgcagcttgatttaatagGATTTAAGGGGACTCTTGCTAACCTTCCAATATTGTAAATCACTGACTTACCCATTCAACTAAAATACTATATTTCCaactcattttctttaacacatGCTGTTACATTCAGCACAAGCAGATGTTGCTCACCAGTATCGTACAGTTGACATGTGGGGCAGGCTCAGAATAATTAGATGGCAAAAAGTTAATGATCTgcagagaagaaacagaaaaagtacTTTTTAGTCATGGTGATTGAAAGTGATATGTACTTTTATGCTCAGAGGGATGTTTGTTATTAATAGAACTTACCCTATTCATCTTAATGATGACACACGgcatgctgcagttgtagccaAAGGTCGGGTCCTCTTGTCCTGAGCAGTCTCCCAGCATGCTTTTGGTGAAGGGACATGCCCACTTTGTGTGGTGAGGGGCAGAGAAGTCGTTCTGGATGTAGAACTTTCCCTTGGTGCAGTTATGGTTGTAACATTCTTGTTGTGCAGTGTCATTATAGgctgaaggaaagagagagaaagatttaCAGTGTGTTCGTTTGCCATCGGTCTGTTAGttagcaagattacgcaaaaactacaggatggATTAAAGAAAAGCTGTTGGATTCagttggaaggatgtggtgttgGTCAGGGAAGAGCCCATAATATTTTAATGTCGATCCAGATCAGGTGGCGGATCCAGGAgtttttatttgaccttctttaacattgtcaaAAAGGgcattttttcaacattttaaattcatggatcttgaagaaaAAATGAGGCATGGTCAGGAGACTGATATTTGTGAGTGTGCGCAATTTGGTGCACAtccaaatacaaacaaaagcaaattcTGACATATTAGATATTAGCGTATTGTCCGATAAATAAATACTCACGCTCCAGGAACTTATTAAGGATGTTGGTCATCTTCATCCAGCTGCACTTGTCTGATGTGTTGTAGTTGATTTCAACGTTCTCCTCTCCATAAGTGTCCGGCCACACCATCACCCCTGAGCAAGTAAACAGAGAGACGGTTCAGAAGCTCTGAGCTCgagtttattgttattgtttattgtcatgcctccttgttgttgttgttgttttacctGGGGATTGTAGCCGATCTTGGTAGTCAGGCTTGTACGTATCCAAGGTGTACATGAGCACATAGATGGCCAAACAAAAAAAGCTTGTCATCACCACGTAGAACGCCACGTAATACAAGCTGATGAACACTGTgaaggaaagagaaataaatcatTCCTTTAATTACAGTAGCAAGGCAGttaaagagaaaacaacaattttggTTTGATCACAAAGGCTTGTGTCGTTATTTCCGGAGGTCAAGGTGTCCTCTGTCAACGGAAGGGGAATTTAATCTGTGAgatcaaacacaaaataaacacagtttATCTCAAGACACCAGCCTTATCTCTCCCCGTCCACATGCTGCAAACATACAAGTCGCGCTGGTGATTTTGAGAAAGGACAgaaaaagtcacacacacattcaagttcATCCAGCGTGACTGAGCTCTTTCAGGATATATCACATTTATGTTGCAATAAATACTTGAAAATGTGTTATTCCGTTTTAGGaattgattttagatttttggaCTGGAGACATCTGGCTTAAGGACAGATAGGTAAGGTTAAACCACCCGacaatatataaagtatttcaaaatTCCTCCACATTGACCAAGTCCAAGTTTACATTTCTGCTTAGAAACAATATTCACTATAATATCATACTGACGGGAGCCATCCCTCTGAAGGGagtacttttaatatttaaaataaatgttacttttacTACGTTTACATTTTGAAAGCCGTGCTCTCACTTGTAATGAAGCATATTGATCTTGAATTATTGCTTATTCGACCACAGACTATAAATCACAGTAATTGTTGTTCCTGTGCATATTGGTCAGGATGATACGTGACTCAGATGTAATATCCACTTAATATAAGTTGAAGTTTAGAGCGAATTAATCACTTCAGGGTTAATAGAGACGAAATAACCACGACGACCGTAACTCAAAGGATATACAGTACATTGGGCCATGTTGTTTTAAGATACAATACTCAAGGAATCTATcctttaactttaatttgaccAAATATTTACACTTTTGGGAAAAACTAGATATGGTGAAGTACAATTTCAGGTTTTCCAGATGAGCATGATAACATTTGACACTGTCTCTTCTGTCGATATTCAACTTGTGTCTTAAAGAGTTGTTCAATTAAAGTCCCGGAAAAGTATTTCTTAGTCATTGCTGCTGAGATAGCTATTGCATAAATGTTTGGCAGCTCTGCTCACAATGAGTGAACAGTGATGCAACATGGAAAAGAGAAAACGATCATGACAACAtatgttaaaaatacaaaactacaCTGGACCTTCACCAGTAATGAATACAACTACAGCctcataaataattaaatataataaaatacatcttTCTGCTAAACTCTGGATATTTTCAAGATTTATTACTCTTATTTATTCCTATTATTTCATTCCTACCCCATTTCACTGGTGTCCTCCCCATAAATGTCCCATTGTCTGAGTTCCAGACAAAACGGCCAAAGTCTTCACATCGCTGCCCACAGGTCCTCTTCTCCTTCAAGGTGGCCATGATGACGCGTTGTGCTGACCGGGATCCACGGCAGAACTTTTCCTTCCTTTATTCAACTCTACCCTTtacttctcttcttccttccttcgaACAGTAATACtacttttctcctccctcccgaAAAAGACTGTGAGGCCCTTTCAGGTGTGTGCTGTCCGTCTTGTCCCCTTTCTCATTCTCTACCACAGCGAAAGCTCAAAGTGACTCCCTGGATGTCGCTCCAGAGTGTGATGCATGTCTTATCTCTTATTCACTATTTATAAGGCCTTGATAAAAGTGGGTAGTGAAGTTGAGGTGGGTCAACGTAGAAACTGGTgaacttcctcctccaccaatGACGTCCTTTACTCCGTACATCAGGATCACCTTGAACAGCCAGCGTACTGAAACCTGCAGGCTACATCTGCTTGAAGGTAACAGTACAGGTACAAAGTTGTTAGTTGCAGCATGAGTACAGCATGACGGCCAAATTTCAGTATAGCAGAAATATTTGTACTCAAGTGGCAGACACGTATTGGATGCGAATAAACCAAATTCAAAGTAAAACTGTGGGGAAACTCACagttttcaattaaattattGGAGGCAAACACAATAAATTTAGCACTACTTGTATCTCCAAGAATTCACAATAGCCTCCCTTTGAGCTTGACTCATCTTAGGTTTGGAGGttttataaaaattaaaatattcagGAATTTATCTCCATGAAAGCTACAAACCTCAACATACATACATTTTGAGTGGAAGCATGTTGTTAACTCCAATGAACACGTTctgcttttttctcttttctctctgtaacACTGCCTCTTGTGTCACTCTGTGCCAACGTCACTGCATTCCTGTCATTACCAGCCCACTACATGCCAGCACATCtatccctctcctccctctctccttctctctttcattttctgtctcCCCTCTCCACCGTGTGCCATCACTTCGCTCTCTTCTTCGTCTGCGGCGTGCACATGGGTCAGCACGGGATAAAGCATTACAGAGACACGGAGTGGATAAATCCCCTTGTGGAAAGATGATGAGTCAGGAGgatctgcatgtgtgtctgcatgtggctgagaggaaagagagggacaATGTGGGAAACGGGTCGCTCTCTGTGGGTGTCTGTAGCTAGCAAGTGGCCGTATGCATGACACACCCTCCTTCTAAATCATTTGAAGGAGGAAGAAACCTATATCCCATCTGATCCAGCTTCTTCTGCTGTAGTCAACTTCTTCTTTTGTTATCTCGTCTTCTCTTCTATATCCCTGTAGTACCTTTTCTCTTTTGGTCCATCTCACACATTGTTCCCGTCCCTCCTCACTTTTCCACTGTGTCTTCATGGATATTGGTGGCCTGACGACAGTGGTGGCCAACTCTGCCTACATCTCAGCCCGTGGGAGCGTGGATGGAACAGCCAACCCTGCATCCAATCGAGACAGGAGGTACCACTCCCACCTGAAGCTGCCTCACATCACGGTTTGCGAGGGTCTGCAGGAGACTTTAGACCTGGGCTTCCAGACGGTTTGTGTGGAGCAGCCCATCGGCAAACGTCTCTTCCGAGAGTTCCTAGACTCCAACAAGGAGTATAAAGGTCCCTGCCGTCTGTGGCAGGATATCGAGGAGTACAACATGGCAGAGAATGAGGATCGTGTGCAGAAAGCAAGTAAGATGTTGTCCCGGTACATGGAGCCTGGCACCAAGTATTTCTGCCCCTCCCTGCCAGAAAACGCCATCACAAAGGTCAaagagaaacatcaggaggCTGGGGATGATCTTTTCAATGAAACCATGGACAATGTGATGCACTTCCTCAAGGAAGTGCCCTACACTTTCTTCCTGGAGAGCATGTATCTGAAGAGGTTTCTGCAGTGGAAGTGGCTGGAGATGCAGCCAATGGGAGAGGACTGGTTTTTGGATTTTCGTGTGTTGGGGAAAGGGGGTTTTGGGGAAGTGTCTGCCTGTCAGATGAAGGCCACGGGGAAACTGTATGCCTGCAAGAAGCTCAACAAGAAGAggctgaagaagaggaaaggCTGCGAGGTAAGAAAGTACATTATGAAAAGTAGTTGCTCATTCTGAAAAGAGTGAAACTACCGTAGAGGCAGATTATTGATCTAGCTACACAACTTGAGTTATGGGTTGATGAGTTTATATATCTTATCTTTGTCATCTTTTAAATTTTCCTCTTTTAACTACAGTCACTAACTAGATTGAGCCTTGCCAACAACATCAGGCATCTTTGACTTATATACTTATTGCCCAGAGCTTTATAACTTTTTGTTCTCCTTATAAATTGCCAAACTTGCCATGTTTATATTGGAGAAgttgtggcttcacttttcaggagcagtcatgtcctccaatctgtatatacagtctatggttattGTTGATCATTGTTATGGCCTTGAGTGGTGTAAACATAAGAAATGTTTACTCATTTTCCCTTCCTGTCCTGTAGGGGGCAATGGTAGAGAAGAGGATCTTGGCTCGAGTTCACAGCAGGTTCATTGTTTATTTGTCCTACGCCTTCCAGTCGAAAACTGAGTTGTGTCTGGTCATGACCATCATGAATGGAGGAGACCTGAGGTGAGATGTAAGTCTCGCTTGGTAACATTCAGAAAATGGGGAGAAATACCTGTTTGCTAATTTGTTATATTTGGTAATAGTCAGTTTAGTATTCCACAACCTTAAGGTATCAAATTAGTATCATATATGGCAACAAGCATCAAATCCTGACATTTCAGAGAATGGAACAAGGAGATGTTTGGTTATTTTGCTTGGAAATTAGCTGAGATGATCATTTGATTATCAGAATAGCTGTCAATTATTAGTCAATTAATCGACTTACCAGTTAATCGATTATTGTCGCGTATACTGTGCATAAAGAGCCACATAAGAGCACTACCTATATCTCTTTAGAAAGGGGAAAGAGTAGtgtgtataaaataaatgtgtgtcaCAAACCTGTGTCCTCTCTTACTGTACCTCCAGATTTCAAATTTATAACGTGGATGAAAACAACCCGGGGTTTGACGAACCACGGTCCTGCTACTATGCAGCTCAGATCATCCAGGGCCTGGAGCACCTCCACCAGAAGAGGATCATCTACAGGGACCTCAAACCAGAGAACGTGCTGCTGGATAATCAAGGTCAGAAGGTCACGTACTGGAAAGAGACAGTCTTCAGTGTTCTAGGTTTCTCACTGTTGTTGTGTATGTAATTGTAACTCTACAGATGAGGCCCATTTCCATATTTAAAGGTTATTAATGCATTCAAGAGACCATATCTGGGTTCATTTAGGATGTTTGTGTTACTGTCTATTATTTAAACCAATGTAATGTTtagtaaaaacattaatttgacatttaaggAGGAGTTAGATGAGGAGATTGGTACCAAGAGATGATTAGCTCAGCTTAATGTTGTCATCATGATTGGAAGTAAGGGCAAGCATGTGCCCTGGCTCCAGCTAGGCTAATGTGTCCCGGCTGCAGCTAAGCTAATTGAACAAACTTAATTAATCAGCGTGTTACAAACaaatttttttaagtttgtaaAGATTTAAAATTTGTCAGTGTCCAACAGGATAAACCAATTTATTGGACTGTAATGAAACCTctcactttgacttttaaagAATGTGTCTCATTCTTGGCCTCCTGagatccaacacacacaaacacacacacacacacacacacacacacacacacacacacacacacactaaacccCCTACAGTACACTTTGCGTCTTACATACAAGGACATCTTTGGGTTATCACTCTACAACGGGTTAATGAGTTGGAGACGTAGTGGGCCGGTCAACATCGGTATCTGTGACGTGCACAGCTCTTGACATTGCTGTGGTGTTTGCTCTCGCAGGTAACGTACGTATCTCTGACCTTGGTCTGGCCGTGGAGCTCGCAGACGATCAGTTCAGAATCAAAGGCTACGCTGGGACGCCAGGTACAATCCACAATTTGCACTTATCTGGTGACAGTTATTCTCACAGCAGTGAACACAACCACACCCAGAAAGGCCACAGCTCCACAATGTTCTCAGAGAAAACAtcagattaaaataaatgacacaTTCTGATATTCTTCCACATTAgctatttgaaaagaaaaatccatcAATCCAAAAATGCTTCCATCACCGGAGCTCTTTACTAAGCACCATGTCTGACTGCAGACTTTGTTCAGACAAAAGTCATACAGAAGAATCCTTAATTAGATTTTCTTTGCTCAGTAAGTCCTGGAGGCAGACTTTGTGTCAGATGAGGTGATGTTATCTCACCACAGTTTTTATTCCTATACTACTTTAGTGCTACTATCAATAGTGGTTCTACTATGTTGATAGTTTAAAGTCTTTTCATTTGCAGTATTCCTTTCTTAAATACACTCTGCTATAAATATTAAGTTGTAGATACATATAAATACTCAAGTAGAGTACTTCAGATCATATGTGTATCACCTGAGTAAATACATGTGTCACTAGCAGCTGTAGTGAAATCTGATGACTCGACTCTTTGGTCTCAGGGATTTAGTTTGAACAGATACTGTTTACAGATCTTTAAAAATGGATGTTTCATGTTGTCCACTGTCACCTGCAGGTTTCATGGCTCCAGAGTTGCTGAAAGGGGAAGAGTACGACTACTCTGTAGATTATTTCACTCTGGGCGTCACTCTGTACGAGTTCCTGGCTGCTAAAGGACCGTTTAGGACAAGAGGGGAGAAGGTAAATTCATTGtgttgaataaaaatgtgtttgttggttATTTTGGCTGCAGTTCCTCcgcctcttttcctcttttaacGCTCCCCTGTCATATAATCTGTTTAAATTTATACTTACAACTCAGTGTCACCTCCCTGTGGCTTGATGCTTATCAAATATGAAGCACTGACCCCTCATGTAAATTCAAACAATTTGTATTACACTAGTCCATATTCATAACTATAGGTATTTACTTTATCAAGGTATCAAAGTTGTATTGGTGTAAGCATGAACATGAACTTTCATTTCTGATGCATTTGCGGACACTTACATGTTTTAAACGAACATGAGATATATAGATTTGATTGAGATATTCTCTGCTGTTTGAAGGTGGAGAACAAGGTGGTGAAGAAGCGGATCCTGAACGATGCTGTGACGTATCCTGAGAAGTTCAGTGAGAACGCTCGCTCCATCTGTGAGGCTCTGCTGAGCAAAGAGGTCGACAAGAGGCTCGGCTTCAGGAACGGATCATGTGACCAGCTCAGGGCACATCCCTTCTTCAGCGAGATCAACTGGTGGAAATTGAACGCAGGTCAGTTACATGTCAATACCAGTTAATGACTTGTCACTACTGCACTGTTTAATTTGCatactgctgttgtttttgaatataCTCCAATGTTTTCAATTGCTTCTGTATGGattttcaaaacatattttaaaatatttaatccaatttagttaatttaatataaaattgCATGCATTTTATGACTTTTCAAGACCTACATTTACCCTGCATAGCTTTTAAAAAGAATTTTATTGTAAAAATGCATTAGAACTACCAATGTTTTGCCGCCCAAATTAGATTTTCGATCATATTGATTGGAAACCGAGCTGAGTGACTGTTAACCACTTAATTATAAgttgtttaaataaaacatattgaatATTTTGTGAAGAGTTTGAGTTTTGAGAGGGACTTCAATACTAAAAATTCTCATTTCGAATTCTTCAGAGGTGTTCATCTATGAGCCCAGTTATATAACTGACACAAAATCAAACCCGTTGGTGAGTTTATGTATTATTTGTTGTAAAGAATATAAATGAAGGGAAGGCCCTGCACTAAGAACAGACTTTGACTTCCAATGAGCCATTAAGTATTTAAAGTTAATCAAATCAAGACTTGGCCacttttttatattcatatttgtgtaaatatttaatgtaaaacaaCATGACAATTCAAGTTGCTTCACAAAACATAaaagcctttaaaaaaaaagacaatataaaagctataaaagatcaaataaacCTTCAGCTGAGGGGCAAacaaagaaaagggaaaatctGAAAACTTCACCTCAAAATGTCAGACATGCTCATCATCCTGTTGTTTCTCCTCAGGGATCCTTCCACCTCCTTTCGTTCCAGACCCGAAGACGGTTTATGCCAAGAACGTAGACGACGTCGGGGCCTTCTCCACAGTTAAAGGTGTGCAGCTGGAGGACAAGGACATGGTCTTTTTTAATGAGTTCTCCTCAGGGAACATCTCCATCCCCTGGCAGGAGGAGATGATCGAGACGGGGATCTACGGCGAGCTCACAGTCTGGGGCCCGGACGGCGCTTCGCCCAACGACCTGCGGCGGGAATCCATCCTGGAGCAGCCGCCCAAGTCGTCCACCTGCACGGTGTCATGAGGAGCTGCAGAACTGTTTGTCTATCAGGGAATCGAACTGCATTCCATGAGCACTTTATGGGTTTAAAGGGGAATAAATTAATCTGTTTATAGATCATGACGATGcactttttcatgtattttcctCAAAAATAGCTGTCTTTGTGGAAAATGTTGAATTTTTGCAGACAGCTTCAATCTGGAacgttattgtttgtttgttacacTTTCTTACAGTTTTATTTAAGGTGTGAATGATCAGTTTTGAATGTGAATAAAGTGTTTTCTTAACATTTCCTAACATTGAAGCCCAGTATGGTGCAGATCACTGGTTCTGTTTAGCGGCTCCCTGAGGCTCAGGTATTCATAACTCTCTCAATCCTACCTGGATGACAAATTCATGGAAGAAACATGTCTCTGTAAATTTCTCTACTGTGTTTTAACCGTTTCTCTTTTTGTATATATCTATTGTGAGATATTTATgaattcatattaaatattttgtcaTTAAAATCACACCCATTTACATTTCATGATTCAGTTGCTCCACCTACAGCCAGGCATTAGATTCGATAAATGCATGTGGCACACAGTATGCAGAAGTAgcctatacacacacaggtcttACCATATTgttagaaatgttttaatgcTTATATTCCATCTAAATGTATGTGAGCATGTTTACCAAGgaatttattactttatttactACTCTTTGATCTTTACATTTAAAGAGCTGCAAATGattgttattttcttaattgTCGCCACGTTGAAAATACTTGATTTTCTTTGTGACCAAATCTTTTATCAGCTCAACTCTTTTCCCCTTTTATATTAATCATGAGGGAGGTTAGAACatacatatttattatattatattaatatttattttaacaagaaagaaagaaaaggcaacatttttcatttgacagtcagtgaaATAAAAGATGTGCAGTGGATCTTGGATTCAAACTGTGTAAATGGCTGATATGTCAAGTGTTGGCCAATGGGGGGCGCTGTAAACTCATATTACCACTGACAACCTCCATATTAATGCTGCAGCAAGTCaaccataaaataaataataaacacgcAGTAGAGTTTAGTCACATACTGTAAACATGTTTAACATGAACCTTGAATACAAGCAGCATTATAACTTATGTGCGGCTAATGATTAAATAATCGAATAAACAATAATTTagcacagaggtgaaaaaaaacagagtctctctctcgctctctctctctgtctctctctgtctctctctctctctctgtctctctctctctctctctttctctctatttctctctctccctctctctccctctccctctctctcagaaGAAAAGTTGAAGCTGTGTGTgaatcagctgcagctctgaatgAATTTATATATACATCCAAAAGATGTTTGAGTtataagaagaaaaagaggaaacgtATTTCTTGCAGCTCTGTGGAGGACGATGAAGACTCTTTCCTGAATCAACATAAAAAAgactgaagaagaaagaaaaaaaactcagcTGCTTCCTGGTGTTTTTATCTGTTCTTCCTTTTAAAAGCGGATTCATTGAGACTGAGTGGAGATGCAGCCTGAAGCTCAGCAGACAGCTCAACAAACAGCCACAGACATACTGGATCCTGCAGGTAAACTATATCATCAACACTCATCCTGAAAtactttaaagtttaatattatcaacaagaaaacacttaaaaaactATATGCATGTGATTGTTAGTTGCCTAGGTCACTGTTTATAAATGGTTTATAAACTGTTATCGATTAAACTATCCATATAATTTACTAATGTTTTATAAGACAAAAATTAGAGTGTCCAGGTTGTGGCAGCATGACACTTTGCTTGTTTCCTTTTATACCATGTATCATGTTTAAATAAAGCTGCAGGACATTATGGACCAAAAACTAATTCATAAACCTAGATATATGACAATAGACAATTTATTACGTCTTACAAAGTGTTTGAGTTGCTCCTGATCTGCATGCAGAACTCAGAATAATAGAAAAAAGGAgattatgttgttttgtttgaacaATGTCAAGTTtaatgtttacagtgtgtgtatatactttatatattcaGCTGTAATGCAGATTTAAATGTTGGTAAACCATAAATAAGTATTCGGGCTTCGTATGACAGTAATGAAGGTTACTGGGAGACGTCTACCTGATGAATTTTCCTGAACCTGGCAACTCAAAaggttgttattgttattaatggCTCATAACTGACCAATAAAGTGTGAGTGAATAATTTATCAACCGATTATAAATCCATTAATTACAGCTTGTGAGTCCTTTATGAACGATGCCTTGCCAGGAAGTGGTGCCGTTGTTTTCCTGATTCAttgaatagatttttttctcatcagacattttgacatgttacATAGGGAGAAGCACCTGTGGTGACTGATAATATTAACACGGCTCTGTTGCATTCAGCAGACGTGACAGTGGCACAGTGATCCAAAAAACATTTAGACcttgaaactgaagcagctatATGGAATCCAGCCGTCGTTATGTTGTGACAGGTGGAAATGCCATCAGGGAAAAGTATTCAATCAGAGCTTTGTGAGCAAAAGGTTGCAACAAGTCTTATGAAGCAAACACACGTAGCTATTTAAATTCTACTACTTGTACTTATTTAGTATTTGAATTTTATACTTCGACTCCACTAACATCCAGAAGAAAATGTTGTACTTTTACTCCACTGTTATTTGTCTGCCATAGTGATACCTCAATATTTACGCTTCCTAAATTGTGTAATAATTACATTAGGTTCTTGGAAACTAGCAAGTAAGAAATCCTGCATATGTCTGATTAATAAATACACTCTAAGTACACAAAGTATTATTCCTTGTGATGCAGTAAATAAAACCACCCAACAGTACAAGGTAGAATCTGTCCCAACATAACCTGCTACTTAAATACACACTACAAACTATTGTCTCCTGGTTATTACTGGTACATATATTggattaatttatttgaatactTCTCTCATCAATGCTCATCtatcaacaacaaaaaggaGAAATTACTATAAGAGTATACTAAAATCAGGGGTGGCACAGTGATGCAGAGGTTCTTAGCGgcaagaaggttcttggtttgaatcccgTTTTGTCCGAGTTCTATTTGTGTGGAATTTGAATTTTCTCCTCATGGGTTTTTCCTGAGTACTCTGACTTCCTCCCAgagtccaaagacatgtagaCTGGGGTTAGAATTGAATAGTTGGACACTGAAGCTTGGATTGGCTCAAATGCCCCTATAATGCTTCAATAAGGAGATAGTTTAGataataatggatggatggtaaAATAATGCCATTATGTGCTTGTCTCAAAAAGCAGGTTAGAGATTTAGCTTTCTGGTCAGAATGACATTTCAGAACAAGGTGGATTGTTAGTGATGAAGAGGTCCTCCTCATGTTGCTCCTCAGATCAGTACCTGCGCCGGAGGAGGACGGCCCTGTGGGTGACTGTGTTTCTTCTGGCTCTGTCTCTTGTGGTGCTGACGGTGGGTCTCCTCTCTGCCACCCGCACCGACAATGTGCCCGTCGCTGGGTATTACCCAGGCATCACCGTGAGTGACAATCACCTCCCGTCTCACCTTCACACGTCCAGACGCAGACGATTCACTGTCATTCAATCCTGCAAATATGATTGTGACCTGGTGTCTGAGACCTAATGTTTCTCCTTGTTTCTCCCTGAACCTCC encodes:
- the LOC132999110 gene encoding potassium-transporting ATPase subunit beta-like, with the translated sequence MATLKEKRTCGQRCEDFGRFVWNSDNGTFMGRTPVKWVFISLYYVAFYVVMTSFFCLAIYVLMYTLDTYKPDYQDRLQSPGVMVWPDTYGEENVEINYNTSDKCSWMKMTNILNKFLEPYNDTAQQECYNHNCTKGKFYIQNDFSAPHHTKWACPFTKSMLGDCSGQEDPTFGYNCSMPCVIIKMNRIINFLPSNYSEPAPHVNCTILEGHGNVERIEYFPEGGIMDRSYFPYYGKLAQPLYVNPLVAVRFHLVGEKSAQIQCRVVSQQISYENYHDPYEGKVLFSLNAVK
- the grk1a gene encoding rhodopsin kinase GRK1 yields the protein MDIGGLTTVVANSAYISARGSVDGTANPASNRDRRYHSHLKLPHITVCEGLQETLDLGFQTVCVEQPIGKRLFREFLDSNKEYKGPCRLWQDIEEYNMAENEDRVQKASKMLSRYMEPGTKYFCPSLPENAITKVKEKHQEAGDDLFNETMDNVMHFLKEVPYTFFLESMYLKRFLQWKWLEMQPMGEDWFLDFRVLGKGGFGEVSACQMKATGKLYACKKLNKKRLKKRKGCEGAMVEKRILARVHSRFIVYLSYAFQSKTELCLVMTIMNGGDLRFQIYNVDENNPGFDEPRSCYYAAQIIQGLEHLHQKRIIYRDLKPENVLLDNQGNVRISDLGLAVELADDQFRIKGYAGTPGFMAPELLKGEEYDYSVDYFTLGVTLYEFLAAKGPFRTRGEKVENKVVKKRILNDAVTYPEKFSENARSICEALLSKEVDKRLGFRNGSCDQLRAHPFFSEINWWKLNAGILPPPFVPDPKTVYAKNVDDVGAFSTVKGVQLEDKDMVFFNEFSSGNISIPWQEEMIETGIYGELTVWGPDGASPNDLRRESILEQPPKSSTCTVS